GTTTATGAAAGTGTGGGCAATTAAACATTACGACAAAACTCAAAAGTATGACCAGTTGCTGGCTTTGATGGATTCACTGTGGCCCAATAAATCTCTCAATGATTTTATAGGAAAATATAAAACTCTTACGCTATGGAAAGTCGATAAGACTGCTGAGTCTAAAGAATTGTTCCAAAGCACTTATGGATACTTACCGGAATCTAAAAAGACTTCGTTTTTGTCTGACGTGTGTAATCTAGAAATAGAGAGAGGCTGTTCTACGGAAGAATTTAATGGTTGTAAGCTTCTTGTAAATAAAATGAAAACTGAGTCCAGTGAGTACATTCAAGAAGAAACTCTCCTCACTTACATCAAGACGAATAAGTGTGGAATGATAAATGTAGATGATATTATCTCAGAATTTAAAATCGTAATTGACGATCCGAGGATTCAAATGTACTTGGCTGCAGTGAAAGCTCAAAATATGGGTAAAAACACCGTAGCTGAACAAATCTACAAAAATATTCTTAAAGGTTCTTCAGCTTCATCTTTTTTGAGCTATGAAGTGAGATCAAATCTTATCGAAACCGCAGCTGGAGATAAGGATCTTACAGAGCAAATGCACTGGTGGTTAACAACAGACGCCGCCGGATCTTATCATCAGCAGTTGGGTGTAAAATTTTTAAAGGCACTGTCGGAAAAGAAAAAGTGGGAAATGGCAGAGCCAGTTGCCCAAAAACTTTTAAGTTCAAGCTTTAAATCAAAAGAGCAAAGCGAGCTCATGGCTGTAGCGTTCTATAATTTAAAGAAATATTCAGTGGCTAAGAAAATCATCCAGTCCTTAGAAAATGCTATGAAGAAAAATGATCAGTACAGAGCTATCGCGTCCCAAGGTGATTTTGAAGAAGTGAGAAAAGAATTATTAAATTTATCCAATGAAGAGGCTAAATGATTCTTCCATTTTTTCATGGTATTCCAACGTTTCGGTCTCTGATAACATGGTGTTTGTTATTTACGAATGTCGTTTTTTATTTTTCCTATTCAGAAGAGCAGAACAAACACGAAGAGGCCATGAATAAAATTTATAAAGATGATTTTTATATTCAAGGACAAGGAAATGTATTTGCACAAATCATTGATAGTTACCCTCAAGAGTCTAGCGACCTATTGAATTCAATTGCTTACAAGGCTAGAATTGGAAATTCAGAGAGTCAATTGACCTTAGGGCAATTGGCATTTAGAAGTTCATTCTTTAAAAAATATTCTTTAAAGCAAGAATTCGTAGGGGATGAAATCCAGTATGATTATTGGAAAGAAACCTATGAAAAAATGATGAGAGATCAAAAAGAAGATCCGTCTTACATTATGGGTCTTACAAAAACCCATTCTTCAATCTTTAGTCAGATTTCTTATCAATTTGCACACGGTGGAATTTTACATTTGGCTTCAAATCTTTGGTTCCTTTTGATTTTTGGAAGTTTTATCGAAAGACTGTGGGGATCACTCTATTTCTTAGGTTTTTATTTGTTCTCAGGAATTATGGCTGCACAGGTATTCACATTGCTCTCTGGTGCATCCGAAGCACCACTCATTGGTGCGAGTGGTTCCATCAGTGGGCTGATGGGGCTTGTGCTCGTCTTATTCTGGAATAAAAAAATCAATTGCTTCTATTGGGTATTACCAAAAATTGGCTACCATGGATTTAAAAAATTTCCAGCGTGGGTGGTGTTGATTGTTTGGATCTCCTCCGACATCGCAGGATATTTGGGAACCATGGAAGAATTTGGAGGTGTGGCACACGCGGCCCACCTCGGAGGATTTGGTTTTGGAGCATTGATCGGAGTCGTCCTAAGACTTATTCAGTCGGAGCGAAACCTCTTCGCATCGTATTCTCAGTAACTACACGTGGTTCCATGAATTGCTTTAAATAATCCGGACCCCCAGTCTTACTGCCAACACCAGTCATTTTGAATCCACCAAAGGGATGTCTTTCCACCATCGCACCTGTGATGGTTCTATTGATGTAGAGGTTACCCACTTCGAATTCATTTTTAATTTTCTCGATATTTGCAGGACTTCTTGAGAACAAGCCGCCGGTCAATCCATACTCTGTGTCGTTTGCAATTTTTAATGCATCGTCAATGTCTTTGGCTTTGATTACGGCAAGAACTGGCCCAAAGATTTCATTTTGTGCTAAGCTACTCTTAGGATCGACATCTGCAAAAATTGTCGGTGGCACGAAGTAGCCTTCACTCGGCACTTTAGATTGGAAAATCATTTTAGAAGATTTTTTTGCGTCTTCAATAGTTCTTAGAATTCTTTCGTATGCTTCTTTGTCAATGACAGGGCCTACAAAACATTGTGGATCTTCCGGCGGAAGAACTTTAATGCTCCCCGCAGCCTCTACTAATCTTCCTAAAAATCTTTCGTAGACATCTTCGAGAACAATCACCCGACTCAGAGCCGAACATTTTTGTCCTTGGAATCCAAATGCCGAATAAATTGCGGCGCTCACAGCTTCATCAAGATCTGCATCGGAATCTATAATCATTGCATTTTTTCCGCCCATTTCAATAATGCATTTCTTAATTCCCTTTTGACCCGGAAGAACTACGGATGATTTTTTCAAAATATCCAAGCCCACTGCTTTTGAACCCGTGAATGCAATGATTTCCACTTTTGGATGAGCCGTTAAGAATGGCCCGATCTCTTCACCCACTCCGGGTAAGAAACTCACCACATCTTTTGGAAATCCTGCTTCAACGATCATCTCCATTAACTTTGCAGCGATCAGTGAACTCTGCTCCGCGGGTTTCATGACAACTGTATTTCCAGTTACAAGGCCAGCAGCTACCATTCCAGATAAGATCGCAAGAGGGAAGTTCCAAGGAGCAATCACGAGGCAAACGCCGCGCGGTTGGTAGTGATAGAGGCTAAGCTCTCCTGCGACATGGCCTGCGCGCGATGGCTTTGCCAATTCTCGCATATGGCGAGCATAGTATCTGCAAAAATCGATAGCTTCAGTGATATCGCCGTCAGCTTCGATCCAAGGCTTTCCCGTTTCAAGAACTTCGATAGCGTTCAATTCAAATCTACGTTTAAGCATAATGTTTGCTAATTTATCTACAAGGTCGGCTCTAGTGGCGATCGGAGTCTTTGACCAAGCAGGGTAAGCATTGTGCGCTGTCGTTAATGCAAGTTCAGCTTGTTCCTGAGTAGCGGCGTAGAATTGCGCCAGCGTATCGCTAGGATGGGCAGGGTTGATACTAGTGATGGTGTTTGAAGTTTTAATTTCTTTCCCGTTAATAACGATCGGATAAGTTTTTACTTTAGAATTATTAGAAGAATTACTAGACGCAGCTTTAACCTTCTTAATTTCTGCAAGCATTTGATCGCGATTATTTTTTGCAGTGAAGTCTAAAAGTGGTTCGTTGTAAAAACCATCTTTTGTGCGCACTGATGGCGTCGTTTCTAAGTTTTCATGAGGAGAAGATAGCAATGCCTCTGTGGAAACATTGTCTGCAAATTTTGATTTTAAGAAGGATTCATTAGAAGTATTTTCTAATAATCTTCGTACGAGATAAGCCATTCCTGGGATGAGTTCTCCTACCGGAGCGTATTCACGCACACGATAACCCATGCGCACTAGAGATTTTTTAATC
The nucleotide sequence above comes from Bdellovibrionota bacterium. Encoded proteins:
- the pruA gene encoding L-glutamate gamma-semialdehyde dehydrogenase, with the protein product MLNEINKEIIETGKNIFQAMEDESQSIFNKDWWYGRIMDWSMKNQDFKIKMFRFVDVLPYLNSSSEVTKHLKEYFSDENGDLPKIFGFGLGLGSLAPGLLSGAIKKNVTEMAKMFITGENPEEALTVLKKARKQKLGFTADILGEATLSEKEAQEYQKRYLDLIEWLAKDTLNWAPEPQLDSDQWGAIPKVNVSVKLSSLYSQIKTQAWEESAQILCERLDPIFQTAIKNNVFINLDMENYDLKDLTLDVFKRMLMKAEYKNYPHWGIVIQAYLRDSHDDIKMLCEFAKKRGVPFTVRLVKGAYWDFETIISDQRHWPIPVYTNKKESDANYENCTETLLKNHSYIKAAFGSHNVRSVAAAIVMAQKFNLPKNAFEIQMLYGMAEPIKKSLVRMGYRVREYAPVGELIPGMAYLVRRLLENTSNESFLKSKFADNVSTEALLSSPHENLETTPSVRTKDGFYNEPLLDFTAKNNRDQMLAEIKKVKAASSNSSNNSKVKTYPIVINGKEIKTSNTITSINPAHPSDTLAQFYAATQEQAELALTTAHNAYPAWSKTPIATRADLVDKLANIMLKRRFELNAIEVLETGKPWIEADGDITEAIDFCRYYARHMRELAKPSRAGHVAGELSLYHYQPRGVCLVIAPWNFPLAILSGMVAAGLVTGNTVVMKPAEQSSLIAAKLMEMIVEAGFPKDVVSFLPGVGEEIGPFLTAHPKVEIIAFTGSKAVGLDILKKSSVVLPGQKGIKKCIIEMGGKNAMIIDSDADLDEAVSAAIYSAFGFQGQKCSALSRVIVLEDVYERFLGRLVEAAGSIKVLPPEDPQCFVGPVIDKEAYERILRTIEDAKKSSKMIFQSKVPSEGYFVPPTIFADVDPKSSLAQNEIFGPVLAVIKAKDIDDALKIANDTEYGLTGGLFSRSPANIEKIKNEFEVGNLYINRTITGAMVERHPFGGFKMTGVGSKTGGPDYLKQFMEPRVVTENTMRRGFAPTE
- a CDS encoding rhomboid family intramembrane serine protease gives rise to the protein MILPFFHGIPTFRSLITWCLLFTNVVFYFSYSEEQNKHEEAMNKIYKDDFYIQGQGNVFAQIIDSYPQESSDLLNSIAYKARIGNSESQLTLGQLAFRSSFFKKYSLKQEFVGDEIQYDYWKETYEKMMRDQKEDPSYIMGLTKTHSSIFSQISYQFAHGGILHLASNLWFLLIFGSFIERLWGSLYFLGFYLFSGIMAAQVFTLLSGASEAPLIGASGSISGLMGLVLVLFWNKKINCFYWVLPKIGYHGFKKFPAWVVLIVWISSDIAGYLGTMEEFGGVAHAAHLGGFGFGALIGVVLRLIQSERNLFASYSQ